A segment of the Jatrophihabitans endophyticus genome:
CAGCAGCGCGCCGATGAGCAGGGCGACCGGGACGACCCGGGCGTTGCGACTGCCGACGAGCGCCCGCGCCATGTGGGGGGCGACGAGGCCGACGAAGCCGACGACGCCGATGGCGCTCACCGCGGCGGCGCTGAGCAGCGCGCACGCCGTGAGGACGAGCAGCCGGGTGCGCTCCAGGCCGACCCCGAGCGTGCGGGGCAGGTCGTCGTCCACGGCCAGCAGATCGAGCTCGCGGCGCCGCCACACCAGGACGGCGACGACCACGACGAGCGCGATCGCCACGGGCACGGCGGAGCCGAAGGTGCGGCCGTAGGTGGTGCCGGCCAGCCAGGTCAGCGCCAGGTTGGTCTGGTACGGCGCCTTCAACACGATGATGAAGGTGATGACGGCCGCCGCACCCGAGGAGAACGCGAAGCCGATCAGCACCAGCCGGTCCGAGGCGAGGCCACCGCGCCACGACAGCGCCAGCACGGCGGCGAAGGACAGCAGCGCCCCGATCGAGCCCACCAGCACGAGCAGCCAGATGTTGGCGTCGGGGCGCACCACCAGCAGCCACACCGCGCCGATGCCGGCCCCGCCGGTGATGCCGAGCAGCCCCGGCTCGGCCAAGGGGTTGCGACAGACCGCCTGCACGCCGGTACCGGCGACGGCGAGCGCCGCCCCGGCCAGCAGCGCGCAGAGGACCCGCGGCACGCGGGTGTCGAGGACGAAGGTGAGGCCGGGGCCGGTGGCGCCGCGCACCCAGTTGGCGACGTCGCCCAGCAGCACCGTGGTGTCGCCGACGAGCATCCCGACGAGACCGGACGCGATCACCGCGGCGGCGAGTACGCCGGTGACGAGCAGGAAGCGGACGCGCCCGGGCGGGTGGGGCGGGCCGCCGCGACCGCGCTGACGCACCGGCACGGCGTCGCGGTACGTCCGCGCCACCTGCACCAGCACGATCGCCCCGAACACCGTCGTGACGACGCCCGCCGGGATCGTGACACCGCTCTGCGCGCCGAGCGCGGCGCGCAGCGAGACGTCCGCCGCCAGCACGACGATCATGCCCACCAGCCCGGACAGCGGGATGATCGCCAGGTGCCGCGCCGACGCACCCACCGCGCGCGCGAGCACCCGCGCGAGCACCGGGGCGGCAAAGCCGACGAACGCGACGGGGCCGGCGACCGCGACCGCCGCGGCGCACAGCAGCACCGACAGCACGACGGCGACGGTGCGGGTGCGGCGCACGCCGAGCCCGAGCGACGCCGCGGTGTCGTCGCCGAGCGCGAGCAGGTCAAGCCGGGACGACAGCGCCAACGCACCGAGCCCGGCGAGCAGCACGAACGGCGCCATCTGCTGCACCGACTCGGTGTCGGCCTGCACGAAGGTGCCCTCGCTGAAGGCGTAGAGGCCGACCGTCTGCTGCTCGAACAGGATCAGCAGCAGGAACGCGAGCGAGTCCAGCGCGAGCGCGATGGCCGACCCCGCGAGCACCAGCCGCGTCGGGGAGCCGCCCCCGCCGGACGACAGCCCGAGCACGACCGCGGCCGCGGCGAGACCGCCGAGAAAGGCGACCGAGGCGGCCGGCAGCACCGGCAGCGAGAGCCCCAGCACCGCCGCGCCGACCACGGCCAGGTAGGCCCCGGAGTTGACGGCGAGGGTGTCGGGCGAGGCCAGCGAGTTCCGCGCGATCGACTGCAGCAGCGCGCCGGACAGACCGAGCGCGAGCCCGACGAACAGTGCCGCGACCAAGCGCGGCACGCGGGAGCCGACGAGCACGGCGGCGGGTTCGTCGCCGCCCCCGCCGACGACCAGCTTCAGCAGGTCACCCGCGCCCACCCCCGACGTCCCCTGCGTCAGGTGCACGGCCGACAGCACCAGGATCAAAACGAGCGCGATCCCGTACAGGCCGGTGAGCCGCAGCGGCCGGGTCACGCGACGCGGCGTGACCGGGGCCGTCTCCGGGGGTGGGGCGGTGAGCGTCAACTCAGGACTGCTCGGTGAGGATGTCCGTCACACGCTCCACGAACTGCACGCCCGACAGCGGGCCACCGAAGGGCCAGGTGCCGTCCGGCAGACGCGAGACGTGGTCGGCCTTCACGAACGGCAGGCCCTTCCACACCGCGTTCTTGGCGAGCACGTCGGTGTACACGTCCCCGCCGTCGGCCTTGTTCTGCAGGTACAGGAAGCGGGTGCCGGTGTTCTTGATCTTCGTCAGTCCCTCGACGTCGGTCTGCGCCAGCCCGTACGACGGGTCGCCGCCGGTCGTCCACTGGTTCTGCAGTCCGATCGCCTTGGCGAGGCCGCCCCACGTCGAGGTCGGGGTGTACATGCGCAGGCTGACGGCACTGGCCTCGCGGTAGCCGTCGGAGATCGCCACCGGCGTGTTCGCCAGGTCGGCGGC
Coding sequences within it:
- a CDS encoding iron ABC transporter permease, giving the protein MTLTAPPPETAPVTPRRVTRPLRLTGLYGIALVLILVLSAVHLTQGTSGVGAGDLLKLVVGGGGDEPAAVLVGSRVPRLVAALFVGLALGLSGALLQSIARNSLASPDTLAVNSGAYLAVVGAAVLGLSLPVLPAASVAFLGGLAAAAVVLGLSSGGGGSPTRLVLAGSAIALALDSLAFLLLILFEQQTVGLYAFSEGTFVQADTESVQQMAPFVLLAGLGALALSSRLDLLALGDDTAASLGLGVRRTRTVAVVLSVLLCAAAVAVAGPVAFVGFAAPVLARVLARAVGASARHLAIIPLSGLVGMIVVLAADVSLRAALGAQSGVTIPAGVVTTVFGAIVLVQVARTYRDAVPVRQRGRGGPPHPPGRVRFLLVTGVLAAAVIASGLVGMLVGDTTVLLGDVANWVRGATGPGLTFVLDTRVPRVLCALLAGAALAVAGTGVQAVCRNPLAEPGLLGITGGAGIGAVWLLVVRPDANIWLLVLVGSIGALLSFAAVLALSWRGGLASDRLVLIGFAFSSGAAAVITFIIVLKAPYQTNLALTWLAGTTYGRTFGSAVPVAIALVVVVAVLVWRRRELDLLAVDDDLPRTLGVGLERTRLLVLTACALLSAAAVSAIGVVGFVGLVAPHMARALVGSRNARVVPVALLIGALLVSVADAVGRTVIAPSQIPVGITTALIGVPYFVYLLWRSRA